The following proteins come from a genomic window of Bradysia coprophila strain Holo2 unplaced genomic scaffold, BU_Bcop_v1 contig_138, whole genome shotgun sequence:
- the LOC119073518 gene encoding follistatin isoform X2, with product MVKHFMRIVIIFGFIEMTIGGVCWVKIMEGKCKEPIQRNISKENCCSAGPNVGFTEKDLNDFEYFFATAIGDGSSCTSCLESCKTAKCGTGKKCIQRNDQPKCVCAPNCKASKGQRNNHKTKQNFHFIQKENKLEKMRLVEGGGAMKKRRRNSKGLHVIHANKDVDFVDASTNNNSSTFGKSERVILSDSKVLNRIHGDNKKRTNLNKSIKNEYVRGNYSSMMSESHRHGSRNVFNQQTNWPTMIRTGSYGYDAPFPSNTFADADHSMYFKPVCGTDGRTYKTECQLKKRACRREISTLQVAYKGQCQTSCKNVKCPQSMHCLEDQNLMPHCVSCSMKCPPYEKTLKSVVPNPSRLVCGVDGKTYRNLCEIKRAACIVGRSIPVAYRGACNDTANCNNIKCKDRQICLNDLITHRPRCVSCNFKCSRKRKPQGKRDGRPTSSGSDTEMKLCGRNNHTYNSWCQMIKDSCSTGLFIDIEHNGECRNSASNRVGS from the exons atggtaaaacattttatgcGAATAGTGATTATATTTGGATTTATCGAAATGACAATAG gTGGAGTATGTTGGGTAAAAATCATGGAAGGAAAATGTAAAGAACCAATTCAACGAAATATATCAAAAGAAAACTGTTGCTCAGCTGGACCTAATGTTGGTTTCACGGAAAAGGATCTAAACGATTTTGAGTACTTTTTCGCTACAGCAATCGGAGACGGTTCATCTTGTACATCGTGTCTAG AATCGTGTAAAACAGCCAAATGTGGTACTGgtaaaaaatgtattcaacGGAACGATCAACCCAAGTGTGTGTGCGCCCCAAATTGTAAAGCGTCGAAAGGTCAACGAAATAATCACAAAACtaagcaaaattttcattttatccaaaaagaaaacaaacttGAAAAAATGAGATTAGTTGAAGGGGGAGGAGCGATGAAGAAAAGaagacgaaattcaaaaggaCTACATGTGATACATGCGAATAAAGACGTTGATTTCGTGGATGCATCAACGAATAATAATAGTTCAACATTCGGAAAAAGTGAGAGGGTTATATTGTCCGACAGTAAAGTTTTGAATAGAATTCACGGTGATAATAAGAAAAGGACAAACTTGAACAAAagtattaaaaatgaatatgttAGGGGGAATTACAGCTCTATGATGAGTGAAAGTCATCGTCACGGAAGTAGAAATGTGTTCAATCAACAAACGAACTGGCCCACAATGATTAGAACTGGAAGTTATGGCTACGATGCACCGTTTCCATCGAATACATTCGCG GACGCTGATCATAGTATGTACTTCAAACCAGTTTGTGGAACGGACGGCAGAACCTACAAAACAGAATGCCAATTAAAGAAGAGGGCTTGTCGACGAGAGATATCCACCTTGCAAGTGGCATACAAAGGTCAATGTCAAA CTTcatgtaaaaatgttaaatgtccGCAATCAATGCACTGCTTAGAGGATCAAAATTTAATGCCACATTGTGTATCATGTTCGATGAAATGTCCTCCATACGAAAAGACATTAAAATCGGTTGTTCCGAATCCATCTAGGCTGGTGTGCGGCGTGGATGGCAAAACCTACCGAAATCTTTGCGAAATTAAACGAGCAGCATGCATTGTTGGCAGATCAATACCTGTGGCTTATAGAGGAGCTTGCAACG aCACTGCTAATTGTAATAACATCAAATGCAAAGACAGACAGATTTGTCTGAATGATTTAATCACCCACAGGCCGAGATGTGTTTCGTGCAATTTTAAATGTTCAAGGAAAAGAAAACCTCag GGTAAACGAGATGGTAGACCGACCTCTTCTGGAAGTGATACCGAGATGAAATTGTGCGGACGAAACAATCACACTTACAATTCCTGGTGTCAAATGATCAAAGATTCGTGTAGCACTGGACTTTTTATCGATATAGAACATAACGGGGAATGTAGGAACAGTGCATCAAACA GAGTTGGATCATAG
- the LOC119073518 gene encoding follistatin isoform X1, with protein sequence MVKHFMRIVIIFGFIEMTIGGVCWVKIMEGKCKEPIQRNISKENCCSAGPNVGFTEKDLNDFEYFFATAIGDGSSCTSCLESCKTAKCGTGKKCIQRNDQPKCVCAPNCKASKGQRNNHKTKQNFHFIQKENKLEKMRLVEGGGAMKKRRRNSKGLHVIHANKDVDFVDASTNNNSSTFGKSERVILSDSKVLNRIHGDNKKRTNLNKSIKNEYVRGNYSSMMSESHRHGSRNVFNQQTNWPTMIRTGSYGYDAPFPSNTFADADHSMYFKPVCGTDGRTYKTECQLKKRACRREISTLQVAYKGQCQTSCKNVKCPQSMHCLEDQNLMPHCVSCSMKCPPYEKTLKSVVPNPSRLVCGVDGKTYRNLCEIKRAACIVGRSIPVAYRGACNDTANCNNIKCKDRQICLNDLITHRPRCVSCNFKCSRKRKPQGKRDGRPTSSGSDTEMKLCGRNNHTYNSWCQMIKDSCSTGLFIDIEHNGECRNSASNSTTILSLGVGS encoded by the exons atggtaaaacattttatgcGAATAGTGATTATATTTGGATTTATCGAAATGACAATAG gTGGAGTATGTTGGGTAAAAATCATGGAAGGAAAATGTAAAGAACCAATTCAACGAAATATATCAAAAGAAAACTGTTGCTCAGCTGGACCTAATGTTGGTTTCACGGAAAAGGATCTAAACGATTTTGAGTACTTTTTCGCTACAGCAATCGGAGACGGTTCATCTTGTACATCGTGTCTAG AATCGTGTAAAACAGCCAAATGTGGTACTGgtaaaaaatgtattcaacGGAACGATCAACCCAAGTGTGTGTGCGCCCCAAATTGTAAAGCGTCGAAAGGTCAACGAAATAATCACAAAACtaagcaaaattttcattttatccaaaaagaaaacaaacttGAAAAAATGAGATTAGTTGAAGGGGGAGGAGCGATGAAGAAAAGaagacgaaattcaaaaggaCTACATGTGATACATGCGAATAAAGACGTTGATTTCGTGGATGCATCAACGAATAATAATAGTTCAACATTCGGAAAAAGTGAGAGGGTTATATTGTCCGACAGTAAAGTTTTGAATAGAATTCACGGTGATAATAAGAAAAGGACAAACTTGAACAAAagtattaaaaatgaatatgttAGGGGGAATTACAGCTCTATGATGAGTGAAAGTCATCGTCACGGAAGTAGAAATGTGTTCAATCAACAAACGAACTGGCCCACAATGATTAGAACTGGAAGTTATGGCTACGATGCACCGTTTCCATCGAATACATTCGCG GACGCTGATCATAGTATGTACTTCAAACCAGTTTGTGGAACGGACGGCAGAACCTACAAAACAGAATGCCAATTAAAGAAGAGGGCTTGTCGACGAGAGATATCCACCTTGCAAGTGGCATACAAAGGTCAATGTCAAA CTTcatgtaaaaatgttaaatgtccGCAATCAATGCACTGCTTAGAGGATCAAAATTTAATGCCACATTGTGTATCATGTTCGATGAAATGTCCTCCATACGAAAAGACATTAAAATCGGTTGTTCCGAATCCATCTAGGCTGGTGTGCGGCGTGGATGGCAAAACCTACCGAAATCTTTGCGAAATTAAACGAGCAGCATGCATTGTTGGCAGATCAATACCTGTGGCTTATAGAGGAGCTTGCAACG aCACTGCTAATTGTAATAACATCAAATGCAAAGACAGACAGATTTGTCTGAATGATTTAATCACCCACAGGCCGAGATGTGTTTCGTGCAATTTTAAATGTTCAAGGAAAAGAAAACCTCag GGTAAACGAGATGGTAGACCGACCTCTTCTGGAAGTGATACCGAGATGAAATTGTGCGGACGAAACAATCACACTTACAATTCCTGGTGTCAAATGATCAAAGATTCGTGTAGCACTGGACTTTTTATCGATATAGAACATAACGGGGAATGTAGGAACAGTGCATCAAACA gTACAACCATTTTATCCTTAGGAGTTGGATCATAG
- the LOC119073571 gene encoding luciferin sulfotransferase-like, translated as MAFNNNKGELLFPYDIIDVDPEINTELLRDFTGEKTGFVQVGPKKYFFPSKFREASYHLYNFQSRPSDVYVATFPRSGTTWTQELVWMIANDLNYDKATAEPLTKRFPFFEFCVFMHEQTKQELLLENQDSLEKQNFVELVSTPGYDFLPDITEQRFIKTHLPFSLLPPSVMECKSKVIYVARNPKDVAVSYYYLNKLYRTQGYINTFEKYWDYFEKNLNPWMPYWSHLKEGWEHRNHPNVLFMFYEDMNKDLPATIRKVANFLKKNLTDEEVTKLTSYLSIENFKHNTSVNQNELKEVRILNPNEEAFVRKGKTNLKGWQKEYTPEIIERVEKWMEINLKETDMRFPEY; from the exons atgGCATTTAATAACAATAAAGGCGAACTTCTGTTTCCCTACGATATTATTGATGTTGATCCGGAAATTAATACCGAACTGTTGAGAGATTTCACAG GCGAAAAAACTGGGTTCGTTCAGGTGGGaccaaagaaatattttttccccAGTAAATTTCGGGAAGCTTCGTATCatttatataattttcaatCTCGACCATCGGACGTGTATGTTGCGACATTTCCACGATCTGGCACAACTTGGACTCAAGAACTCGTTTGGATGATCGCTAATGATTTAAACTATGATAAAGCTACGGCTGAACCATTGACCAAaagatttccattttttga ATTCTGTGTGTTCATGCATGAACAAACGAAACAGGAGCTTTTGTTGGAAAATCAGGACAGTCtagagaaacaaaatttcgttgagcTTGTGTCTACGCCTGGATATGATTTTTTGCCAGATATAACGGAACAACGGTTTATCAAAACTCATTTGCCATTTTCATTGCTGCCACCGAGCGTTATGGAATGTAAATCAAAG GTGATTTATGTTGCTCGAAATCCAAAGGACGTTGCGGTCTCATACTATTACTTAAACAAACTCTACCGAACCCAAGGATACATCAAcacgtttgaaaaatattgggACTACTTCGAGAAAAACTTGA ATCCTTGGATGCCTTATTGGAGTCATTTAAAAGAGGGCTGGGAACATCGCAACCACCCGAATGtgctttttatgttttatgaaGATATGAATAAG gACCTACCGGCAACTATCAGAAAGGTAGCCAATTTCTTGAAGAAAAACTTAACCGACGAAGAAGTGACCAAACTCACCTCGTACCTAAGCATTGAGAATTTCAAACACAACACATCGgtgaatcaaaatgaattgaaagagGTCCGTATTTTGAATCCGAACGAGGAAGCGTTCGTTCGAAAAGGAAAAACGAACCTGAAGGGCTGGCAGAAGGAATACACACCGGAAATAATTGAACGAGTGGAAAAATGGATGGAAATAAATCTGAAAGAAACGGATATGCGATTTCCCGAATATTGA
- the LOC119073485 gene encoding maltase A1-like → MWKISISFCISMLCASSAAVLAEDEWWENGHFYHIYARSFQDSDNDGIGDLNGITSRLAYLKFIGVTGVWLSPIFKSPMVDFGYDISDFKVIQPEYGTMEDLEVLIHRCKELDIKLLLDFVPNHCSSEHEWFKKAIDPHDSDQNKYKDFFIWHKGKLLENGTRVPPNNWLSVFRGSTWEWVETMQAYYLHQFLEVQPDLNYRNPNVVEEMADVIRFWLRKGVSGFRVDAVPFIFEAEPDTDGNYADEPPSGKCLDDPLAHCYLNNTQTEDLDETYDVIYQWRKILEEKEFAGQTRILMSEGYTTLSNVMRYYGQIENGAVVEGKYGVQVPFNFLLQTSTQLDTKASEYKFIIDEWMSSMPKGNKIQANWVLGNHDNKRIASKYRPSRIDLFNILLKTLPGITVTYYGEEIGMTNVWISWNETVDPQACRTDPDRYGEWSRDPVRSPFQWDSSKNSGFSSADKTWLPVADNFTYCNVQQQLRESQSHLKVFNRLMELRKRPTMKYGDLEIKAVDEELLVYKRQITDDPDADIVIVVLNLEGNSKIIDLGELFNGLPKQMKVVVTSIHSPFEPGMDVETSEVVISPEDGIVLVGNTRRYFVRRTTTLPPPSACSNRLSTSQWLLAHPPSSCPRRLPLL, encoded by the exons ATGTGGAAAAtctcaatttcattttgtatatcGATGTTGTGTGCATCAAGTGCAGCTGTTTTAGCAGAAGATGAATGGTGGGAGAATGGACATTTCTATCACATTTATGCTCGTTCATTTCAAGACAGTGATAACGATGGGATAGGCGATCTGAATGGAATCACATCACGACTTGCCTACCTCAAGTTCATTGGCGTTACTGGAGTGTGGCTCAGTCCTATTTTTAAATCTCCAATGGTAGATTTCGG GTACGACATCTCAGACTTCAAAGTAATTCAACCCGAATATGGGACAATGGAAGATTTGGAAGTGTTGATTCACCGATGCAAAGAATTGGACATAAAATTGCTTTTAGATTTTGTTCCGAATCATTGTTCGTCCGAACACGAATGGTTTAAAAAGGCTATCGATCCGCATGACTCAGACCAAAACAAATACAAAGATTTCTTCATCTGGCACAAAGGGAAATTACTGGAAAATGGTACTCGCGTTCCACCAAACAATTGGCTTAGTGTATTCCGTGGCAGTACCTGGGAATGGGTTGAAACCATGCAAGCATACTACTTGCATCAATTTTTAGAGGTGCAACCCGACTTGAATTATCGAAATCCGAATGTGGTGGAAGAAATGGCAGACGTGATACGATTTTGGTTACGGAAAGGTGTAAGCGGATTCCGAGTTGATGCAGTCCCCTTTATTTTCGAAGCTGAACCCGATACTGATGGCAATTATGCGGATGAACCACCAAGTGGAAAATGTCTGGATGATCCATTGGCTCATTGTTATTTGAACAACACTCAAACTGAGGATCTTGATGAAACCTACGATGTGATTTATCAATGGCGAAAGATTTTGGAAGAAAAAGAATTTGCTGGTCAGACGAG AATTCTGATGTCAGAAGGATACACAACACTCTCAAACGTCATGAGATACTATGgccaaattgaaaatggaGCCGTCGTCGAGGGAAAATATGGTGTTCAAgttccattcaattttttacttcaaacGAGTACGCAACTAGATACAAAAGCCAGTGAATATAAGTTCATTATTGACGAATGGATGAGCAGCATGCCGAAgggaaataaaattcaagcAAATTGGGTT TTGGGAAATCATGACAACAAAAGAATCGCCTCAAAGTACCGTCCCAGTCGAATTGATctattcaacattttgttgaaaactCTACCTGGTATCACAGTCACATACTAT GGCGAAGAAATTGGAATGACAAACGTATGGATCTCATGGAATGAAACAGTCGATCCACAAGCTTGTCGAACCGACCCAGATCGATACGGTGAATGGTCTCGTGATCCAGTTAGATCACCATTCCAATGGGATAGTAGCAAGAATTCTGGGTTCAGTTCAGCTGACAAAACATGGCTTCCCGTTGCCGACAATTTCACTTATTGCAATGTCCAACAGCAACTCAGAGAGTCGCAAAGTCatttgaaagttttcaatCGTTTAATGGAGTTGCGAAAACGGCCAACTATGAAATACGGTGATCTCGAAATCAAAGCAGTCGACGAGGAGTTGCTTGTATATAAGAGACAAATAACTGATGATCCGGATGCTGATATTGTGATCGTTGTACTGAACCTAGAaggaaattctaaaattattgatttgggTGAACTATTCAATGGTCTTCCTAAGCAAATGAAGGTTGTTGTGACTTCGATTCATTCACCATTCGAACCTGG TATGGATGTGGAAACGAGTGAAGTCGTCATTTCGCCTGAAGATGGGATTGTACTCGTCGGGAACACACGAAGATATTTCGTACGTCGTACGACAACTCTACCGCCACCCTCTGCATGCTCAAATCGTCTTTCGACTAGCCAATGGCTACTAGCTCATCCCCCATCCAGCTGCCCACGTCGTCTTCCTCTTTTATAG
- the LOC119073487 gene encoding maltase A1-like — MWKISISFCISMLCASSAAVLAEDEWWENGHFYHIYVRSFQDSDNDGIGDLNGITSRLAYLKFIGVTGVWLSPIFKSPMVDFGYDISDFKVIQPEYGTMEDFGGLIDRCKELDIKLLLDFVPNHCSSEHEWFKKAIDPHDSDHNKYKDFFIWHKGKLLENGTRVPPNNWLSVFRGSAWEWVETMQAYYLHQFLEVQPDLNYRNPNVVEEMADVIRFWLRKGVSGFRVDAVPFIFEAEPDTDGNYADEPPSGKCLDDPLVFFYLNHTQTEDLDETYDVIYQWRKILEEKEFAGQTRILMSEGYTTLSNVMRYYGQIENGAVVEGKYGVQVPLNFLLQMSTQLDTKASEYKSIIDEWISSMPKGNKIQANWVLGNHDNKRIASKYRPSRIDLFNILLKTLPGITVTYYGEEIGMTDVWISWNETVDPRACRTDPDRYGEWSRDPVRSPFQWDSSKNSGFSSADKTWLPVADNFTDCNVQQQLRESQSHLKVFNRLMELRKQPTMKYGDLEIKAVDEELLVYKRQMTDDPDADIVIVVLNLERNSKIIDLGELFNGLPKQMKVVVTSIHSPFEPGMDVETSEVVISPEDGIVLVGNTRRYFVRRTTMLPPQRGT; from the exons ATGTGGAAAATCTCAATTTCGTTTTGTATATCGATGTTGTGTGCATCAAGTGCAGCTGTTTTAGCAGAAGATGAATGGTGGGAGAATGGACATTTCTATCACATTTATGTTCGTTCATTTCAAGACAGTGATAACGATGGGATAGGCGATCTGAATGGAATCACATCACGACTTGCCTACCTCAAGTTCATTGGCGTTACTGGAGTGTGGCTCAGTCCTATTTTTAAATCGCCAATGGTAGATTTCGG GTACGACATCTCAGACTTTAAAGTAATTCAACCCGAATACGGGACAATGGAAGATTTCGGAGGGCTCATTGACCGATGCAAAGAATTGGACATAAAATTGCTTTTAGATTTTGTTCCGAATCATTGTTCGTCCGAACACGAATGGTTTAAAAAGGCTATCGATCCGCATGACTCAGACCACAACAAATACAAAGATTTCTTCATCTGGCACAAAGGGAAATTACTGGAAAATGGTACTCGCGTTCCACCAAACAATTGGCTCAGTGTATTCCGTGGCAGTGCCTGGGAATGGGTTGAAACCATGCAAGCATACTACTTGCATCAATTTTTAGAGGTGCAACCCGACTTGAATTATCGAAATCCGAATGTGGTGGAAGAAATGGCAGACGTGATACGATTTTGGTTACGGAAAGGTGTAAGCGGATTCCGAGTTGATGCAGTCCCCTTTATTTTCGAAGCTGAACCCGATACCGATGGAAATTATGCGGATGAACCACCAAGTGGAAAATGTCTGGATGATccgttggtttttttttatttaaaccaCACACAAACTGAGGATCTTGATGAAACCTACGATGTGATTTATCAATGGCGAAAGATTTTGGAAGAAAAAGAATTTGCTGGTCAGACGAG AATTCTGATGTCAGAAGGATACACAACCCTCTCAAACGTCATGAGATACTATGgccaaattgaaaatggaGCCGTCGTCGAGGGAAAATATGGTGTTCAAgttccattaaattttttacttcaaatgAGTACGCAACTAGATACAAAAGCCAGTGAATATAAGTCCATTATTGACGAATGGATAAGCAGCATGCCGAAgggaaataaaattcaagcAAATTGGGTT TTGGGAAATCATGACAACAAAAGAATCGCCTCAAAGTACCGTCCCAGTCGAATTGATctattcaacattttgttgaaaactCTACCCGGTATCACAGTCACATACTAT GGCGAAGAAATTGGAATGACAGACGTATGGATCTCATGGAATGAAACAGTCGATCCACGAGCTTGTCGAACCGACCCAGATCGATACGGCGAATGGTCTCGTGATCCAGTTAGATCACCATTCCAATGGGATAGTAGCAAGAATTCTGGGTTCAGTTCAGCTGACAAAACATGGCTTCCCGTTGCCGACAATTTCACTGATTGCAATGTCCAACAGCAACTCAGAGAGTCGCAAAGTCatttgaaagttttcaatCGTTTAATGGAGTTGCGAAAACAGCCAACTATGAAATACGGTGATCTCGAAATCAAAGCAGTCGACGAGGAGTTGCTTGTATATAAGAGACAAATGACTGATGATCCGGATGCTGATATTGTGATTGTTGTACTGAACCTAGaaagaaattctaaaattattgatttgggTGAACTATTCAATGGTCTTCCTAAGCAAATGAAGGTTGTTGTGACTTCGATTCATTCACCATTCGAACCTGG TATGGATGTGGAAACGAGTGAAGTCGTCATTTCGCCTGAAGATGGGATTGTACTCGTCGGGAACACACGAAGATATTTCGTACGTCGTACGACAATGTTGCCGCCACAACGAGGaacataa